Proteins found in one Lutimonas zeaxanthinifaciens genomic segment:
- a CDS encoding YgaP family membrane protein, translated as MINRYINSIAGTFILISLALAYFVNPNWIWFTVFVGANLLQSGITNWCLMSIILKKLGVK; from the coding sequence ATGATCAATCGATATATCAATAGCATTGCAGGTACATTTATCCTTATCAGTTTGGCTTTGGCCTATTTTGTCAACCCCAACTGGATATGGTTTACCGTTTTTGTAGGGGCCAACCTCCTTCAATCAGGAATTACAAACTGGTGCCTGATGTCAATTATACTTAAAAAATTGGGGGTTAAATAA
- a CDS encoding TolC family protein, with translation MYKTELKKSILASVFSLILLASFQNVEAQTSSLISLEEVKAKALDKNKSLKISQQDYAFAKAQYESSRAILLPQIRLSNTSTFTNNPLNAFGFKLLQRDVSSEDFDPDLLNNPGDVENFNTRIELMQPLINVDGWKERKTASLSLQASDLQSQRTEEFIELEAIKTYMQLQLAVKSVEVLEQARVTAGENRIWAKNNLVQGLIQNASYLDMEVRVSEIEHKLQLADSHLKNVSEYLSFLIGEENKAILRPTEELVINSLDEGSEYALNMERKDLLAMQFAVEAQEQMFQSSKMKFIPRANAVANYEWNDASFMGFGANNYLVGLQLSWDIFSGYKNIGKIHQEKAQLEKVNLEKEKYIEESALEVNKAVRQLNDAKKQIELSSLALEQSKEAYRITNNRFREGLEKSKDLLYAETKYHEKELEYAQAIFNFNFSKVYLKYLTQ, from the coding sequence ATGTACAAAACAGAGTTAAAAAAATCGATACTGGCAAGTGTTTTCTCACTGATATTACTTGCTTCCTTTCAAAATGTCGAGGCACAGACTTCCTCTTTGATCAGCCTGGAAGAAGTTAAGGCCAAAGCACTGGACAAAAACAAAAGTCTTAAGATTTCTCAACAGGATTATGCTTTTGCAAAAGCGCAATACGAAAGTTCAAGGGCTATACTGTTGCCGCAAATCAGATTGAGCAATACCAGCACTTTTACGAACAATCCGCTTAATGCCTTTGGATTCAAATTGCTTCAAAGAGATGTAAGTTCAGAAGATTTTGACCCGGATTTATTAAACAATCCCGGAGACGTTGAAAACTTCAATACGCGAATTGAATTGATGCAGCCCTTGATCAATGTGGATGGATGGAAAGAAAGAAAAACAGCAAGCCTTAGCCTGCAGGCATCCGATCTTCAATCTCAAAGAACAGAGGAATTTATAGAACTGGAAGCCATAAAAACCTACATGCAACTTCAACTTGCCGTAAAATCGGTAGAGGTACTGGAACAGGCAAGGGTAACAGCCGGTGAAAACCGAATCTGGGCCAAGAATAATCTCGTACAAGGTCTTATACAAAATGCCTCCTATCTGGATATGGAGGTAAGGGTATCCGAAATTGAGCACAAATTACAATTGGCGGATTCTCATTTGAAAAATGTCTCCGAATACCTGTCTTTTTTAATAGGGGAAGAGAATAAAGCCATACTAAGACCGACCGAAGAATTAGTCATAAATTCTCTGGATGAAGGAAGCGAATATGCCCTAAATATGGAAAGGAAAGATCTTCTTGCCATGCAATTTGCCGTTGAGGCCCAGGAGCAAATGTTTCAGTCGTCAAAAATGAAATTTATCCCAAGAGCCAATGCGGTTGCCAATTACGAGTGGAACGACGCTTCTTTCATGGGATTTGGGGCAAACAATTACCTCGTAGGACTGCAACTTTCATGGGATATCTTCAGTGGATACAAAAACATTGGGAAAATCCATCAGGAGAAAGCCCAACTCGAAAAGGTCAATCTCGAAAAGGAAAAATATATCGAAGAAAGTGCGCTTGAAGTCAATAAAGCCGTCAGACAACTAAACGATGCAAAAAAACAGATCGAACTGTCCAGCCTCGCACTCGAACAGTCAAAGGAAGCTTACAGAATTACCAATAACAGATTTAGAGAGGGGCTGGAAAAATCGAAGGATCTTCTCTATGCAGAAACCAAGTATCACGAAAAAGAACTCGAATATGCACAAGCCATATTCAACTTCAATTTTTCAAAAGTTTATCTCAAATACTTAACCCAATAA
- a CDS encoding TonB-dependent receptor, with the protein MKKLLFLFTLFLALANSSFGQNKITGTIIDEEGNPVLGADIYIEQLHLGTTSDESGYFELVNIPSGSHQIHIAFVGFSTENLRVDLESDPVNLEITMRPSVFHMDEVIVSAPFSRLQSENVMKIESRSIETLKKAGAPTLMQGISNIPGVSEITTGTGIGKPVIRGLSGNRVLVYTQGVRLENQQFGSEHGLGMNESGIENVEVIKGPASLLYGSDALGGVLYLNPEKFAYQNETEVNLNQTFFSNTLGSNTSLGVKTSGQKFKFIARGGLNSHVDYMIPDGSRVTNTRFNEKDFKAGIGLNLDQFVTEFRYNYNNAQIGIPDDLIEESTDRSPENPYQDLQTHILSLHNHFFLKESKIDLNIGFISNVRKEFEDHHDHEGEDHHEEEEEHHEEEGDHEEEGDHGEEGPALHMKLNTFSYDLKYHFPKQERLELIAGIQGMSQVNANFGEELLIPDAKTNDIGVFATGIFEINDDQYLQGGIRFDHRNLSTETYIIEPHDSDEEETIVPGIKREYSNFTFSAGYRGQFFKVLTTRLNLATGFRAPNLAELSSYGVHHGSNRFEIGNPDLVSEQNFQADLSLEYANKHFEIYANGFYNNMNNYIYSNPTGETIDDFQVFEYVQNDAELYGGEFGFHLHPHPYDWLHLESAYEMVVGKLKNGDYLPLIPANKWSNTIRGEFNGNDKFNKIYASLILDSYFSQDKVSEFEDPTDAYNLFHVRMGGTFDFNKLDMGINLSFNNLFDTEYISHLSALKADLIPNPGRNIVLGLNFNF; encoded by the coding sequence ATGAAGAAATTATTATTCTTATTTACCCTATTTCTGGCCTTAGCTAACAGTTCATTTGGTCAGAATAAAATAACAGGTACCATAATAGACGAAGAGGGTAATCCAGTACTCGGTGCCGACATATATATTGAACAATTACATTTAGGAACCACTTCAGATGAATCAGGTTATTTTGAATTGGTAAACATCCCTTCAGGGAGCCATCAAATTCATATTGCATTTGTTGGATTTAGTACAGAAAATTTAAGGGTTGATCTCGAATCGGATCCTGTAAATTTAGAAATAACGATGCGCCCCTCGGTCTTTCATATGGACGAGGTGATTGTTTCGGCACCTTTTAGCAGACTTCAGAGTGAAAACGTAATGAAAATAGAATCCAGAAGCATTGAAACACTTAAAAAAGCAGGTGCACCAACCCTTATGCAGGGAATTTCAAATATCCCCGGAGTTTCAGAGATCACAACCGGAACAGGAATCGGAAAACCGGTGATTCGCGGTTTGAGTGGTAACAGAGTTTTGGTGTATACTCAGGGTGTAAGACTGGAGAACCAGCAATTTGGCAGCGAACATGGCCTGGGAATGAATGAGTCAGGTATTGAAAATGTCGAAGTGATCAAAGGTCCGGCTTCTTTGTTGTATGGCTCGGATGCATTGGGTGGGGTATTATACCTTAATCCGGAGAAATTTGCCTATCAAAATGAAACAGAGGTTAATCTGAATCAAACTTTTTTTTCCAATACCTTGGGAAGTAATACCTCCCTGGGTGTGAAAACTTCAGGCCAGAAATTCAAATTTATCGCCCGAGGAGGATTGAACAGTCATGTTGACTATATGATACCGGATGGATCAAGAGTGACCAATACTCGATTCAATGAGAAAGACTTTAAAGCGGGAATTGGTTTGAATCTTGATCAGTTTGTTACCGAATTCAGGTATAATTACAACAATGCTCAGATAGGAATTCCCGATGATCTGATTGAGGAATCGACTGACAGAAGCCCTGAAAATCCCTATCAGGATTTACAAACACATATTCTAAGTTTACACAATCATTTTTTCCTCAAGGAATCGAAAATTGATTTGAATATTGGGTTTATTTCTAATGTTCGTAAAGAATTTGAGGATCATCATGACCATGAAGGAGAAGATCATCATGAGGAAGAAGAGGAGCATCATGAAGAGGAGGGTGATCATGAAGAGGAGGGTGATCATGGAGAAGAAGGTCCCGCTTTGCACATGAAACTAAATACTTTTTCTTATGACTTGAAGTATCACTTTCCGAAACAGGAACGCTTAGAACTTATTGCAGGAATACAAGGGATGAGTCAGGTGAACGCGAACTTTGGTGAAGAGTTATTGATCCCGGATGCCAAGACCAATGATATTGGAGTTTTTGCCACGGGAATCTTTGAAATCAATGATGATCAATACCTTCAGGGGGGGATTCGTTTTGACCATCGAAACCTAAGTACTGAAACCTATATAATAGAGCCTCATGATTCCGATGAGGAAGAAACTATTGTTCCTGGAATCAAAAGAGAATATAGTAATTTTACGTTTTCTGCGGGTTACAGAGGCCAGTTTTTTAAGGTCTTGACCACAAGATTGAATCTTGCTACAGGGTTCAGGGCTCCAAATCTTGCCGAACTGAGTTCATATGGGGTTCATCATGGTTCCAATCGGTTTGAAATAGGAAACCCTGACCTGGTCAGTGAGCAAAACTTCCAGGCTGACCTTTCTTTAGAATATGCCAATAAGCATTTCGAAATCTATGCCAATGGTTTTTATAATAATATGAACAATTATATCTATTCGAATCCTACTGGTGAAACCATAGATGATTTTCAGGTTTTTGAGTACGTGCAAAATGATGCTGAACTCTATGGAGGTGAATTTGGCTTTCATCTTCACCCTCACCCTTATGACTGGCTCCATCTTGAAAGTGCTTATGAAATGGTGGTTGGTAAACTTAAAAATGGAGATTATTTGCCACTTATTCCGGCTAATAAATGGTCTAACACGATAAGAGGAGAGTTTAACGGTAATGACAAGTTTAATAAGATATACGCTTCATTAATTCTTGATTCCTATTTTTCTCAGGATAAAGTAAGTGAATTTGAAGATCCTACAGATGCTTATAATTTGTTTCATGTCAGGATGGGTGGAACTTTTGATTTTAATAAACTTGATATGGGTATAAATCTTAGTTTCAACAATTTATTTGATACGGAATACATTTCTCATCTATCCGCACTGAAAGCCGATCTAATACCGAATCCGGGAAGAAATATTGTTCTTGGTTTAAATTTTAATTTCTAA
- a CDS encoding efflux RND transporter periplasmic adaptor subunit has translation MKPELQNFKIIGLVLLTAIISFSCSDSKDPNQDVQAPVTVQTEKSTSPAKGNFFNASGQIEAEEFARISTRVMGYVTSVYVKVGQQVQKGQALIDINNSDVQAKKAEAESGVLQAQVRYQTAEKDLKRFENLYNQNSASEKELEEIKTQYEIAKAQLEGAVKVKNEVEAMLSYSNIKAPFSGVITSKSVKKGDLAKPGFPLLNLEKPGRYIAAVMVPESQIPYIKVDRKVNVLVKSSGQNIAGIVDEVSTSSFNSGGQYLVKLKLDTDNKTTLYSGMYVSASFEGGQGKKQPILIPNSAIVRKGDLQGIYTVSSSETAILRWLKLGKNYGDSTEVLSGLTSGEEYIVKSEGKLYNGAKLNIK, from the coding sequence ATGAAACCAGAATTACAAAATTTTAAAATTATAGGACTTGTCTTGCTAACCGCAATTATTTCGTTTAGTTGTTCAGATTCAAAAGATCCGAATCAAGATGTTCAGGCTCCGGTAACAGTTCAAACAGAAAAATCCACTTCACCTGCTAAAGGCAATTTTTTTAATGCTAGTGGACAAATTGAAGCCGAAGAATTCGCAAGAATCAGCACAAGAGTCATGGGTTATGTAACAAGCGTATATGTCAAAGTAGGTCAACAAGTTCAGAAAGGACAGGCCTTGATAGACATCAACAACAGCGATGTTCAGGCAAAGAAGGCAGAGGCAGAATCAGGGGTTTTACAGGCACAGGTTCGCTATCAGACCGCTGAGAAGGATTTAAAGCGTTTTGAAAATCTATACAATCAAAACAGCGCATCCGAAAAAGAGCTTGAAGAAATTAAAACTCAATATGAGATCGCCAAAGCTCAGTTAGAAGGAGCCGTTAAGGTAAAGAATGAGGTTGAAGCTATGTTGTCCTACTCAAATATTAAAGCTCCATTTAGTGGTGTAATCACTTCTAAATCGGTTAAAAAGGGTGACTTGGCCAAACCCGGGTTCCCACTTCTGAATCTGGAAAAACCGGGTCGTTATATCGCTGCTGTCATGGTTCCCGAAAGTCAGATCCCTTACATAAAAGTTGACCGTAAGGTAAATGTATTGGTTAAATCGTCAGGGCAGAATATTGCTGGAATCGTAGATGAAGTGAGTACTTCTTCGTTCAATTCAGGAGGCCAGTATCTTGTCAAGTTAAAACTTGACACCGATAACAAAACTACATTATACAGCGGGATGTATGTGTCCGCATCCTTTGAAGGAGGCCAGGGAAAGAAGCAACCTATTCTTATACCAAATTCGGCGATAGTCCGTAAAGGAGACCTTCAAGGTATTTATACTGTTTCTTCTTCCGAGACAGCCATTTTACGCTGGTTAAAACTAGGCAAAAATTACGGTGATTCAACCGAGGTCTTATCCGGACTGACTTCAGGGGAAGAATATATTGTAAAATCCGAAGGTAAATTGTACAACGGGGCTAAGCTCAACATTAAATAG
- a CDS encoding efflux RND transporter permease subunit yields the protein MNKGFAGKIASVFLQSKLTVLLMIIFMVIGVYSSYLIPREEEPQIEVPIADIFVGYPGASPTEIESKVAKPLEKIVSNLPGVEYVYSTSMNGSAMLIVQFYVGEDLERSFVQLYNEIIKHMDQIPQGVQLPLVKTRAIDDVPVLGLTFWSDTYDDFQLKQLVEEVNSEVEMVEGVAITNIIGGRSQEVSVYLDKDKLAENRLDILSVSQMIQASNLQSKSGSINANDELLSIHTGDFLHSLEDVENLIVGVNENKPVYLHQVAQLKYGAESSKEYVNFGYGKASEERNQHPDLYNAVTLSVGKQKGGDAMKVSKVILDKIEELKKSLIPDEVQVTVSRNYGATASHKVSELLSHLFIAIISVSLVVMLAMGWRGGLVVFLSVPVTFALTLFSYYFMDYTLNRITLFALVFVTGIVVDDSIIIAENMHRHFKMKRLPFKQAAIYAINEVGNPTILATFTVIAAVLPMAFVSGLMGPYMSPMPIGASIAMLISLFVALTITPYLGYIFLREKDKSSDKKKNEAKTLESSGIYKIYRKTLDPLLDNKIYRFAFFGINILMLMGTSAMFLTKSVAVKMLPFDNKNEFQVIIDMPEGTTLERTDMVAKEVMQYIRESEFVEHYQSYSGTASPITFNGLVRHYDLRIGNNMADIQVNLIDKGDRKEQSHYISTVFRPEIQAIGSKFNANIKIVEVPPGPPVLSTLVAEVYGPDHKEQINIARQLKAKFIATDDVVDVDWMIEADQTEYKFMIDKEKSMIYGISPQQIVNTMQMSLSNQPIGKLYRDHSNSDVGIVLKFEDKEIGSVQDLLQFKVLSKQGQTIPIADLVKIKKDTIEKSIMRKNQRRVAYVTADMAGNLESPVYALLSLSDQLKDIQMPVGYELQEEWNQQPGNTDEYTVKWDGEWQITFEVFRDLGAAFAVVVIIIYMLLVGWFQSFRSPIVMLIAIPLSLVGIILGHWVFDAYFTATSMIGLIALAGIMVRNSVLLVDFINLRIDEGIGLRQAVIEAGAVRTTPILLTAGTVVIGAVVMLFDPIFQGLAISLLGGTIFSTFLTLLAVPLIYYYLERSKYQSKN from the coding sequence ATGAATAAAGGATTTGCAGGAAAAATAGCTTCGGTCTTTTTACAGTCCAAGCTAACCGTTTTACTAATGATCATTTTTATGGTCATTGGGGTGTACAGCTCTTATCTGATTCCCCGAGAGGAAGAACCCCAGATTGAAGTACCTATTGCAGATATTTTTGTCGGGTACCCTGGAGCATCCCCTACTGAAATAGAGTCGAAAGTAGCCAAACCACTTGAAAAAATAGTAAGTAACCTTCCGGGGGTTGAATACGTGTATTCGACTTCTATGAATGGAAGCGCTATGCTCATTGTACAGTTCTATGTGGGAGAAGATCTTGAAAGGTCATTTGTTCAACTCTACAATGAGATCATCAAGCATATGGACCAAATACCTCAGGGGGTGCAATTACCTCTGGTCAAAACAAGAGCCATCGATGATGTTCCTGTCCTGGGGCTTACTTTCTGGAGTGACACCTATGATGATTTTCAATTGAAGCAACTGGTGGAAGAGGTAAACTCCGAGGTTGAGATGGTAGAGGGTGTAGCGATCACAAATATCATAGGTGGAAGAAGTCAGGAAGTGAGTGTATATCTTGATAAAGACAAACTCGCTGAAAATCGTCTTGACATCTTGAGTGTCTCTCAGATGATTCAGGCAAGCAACCTTCAATCAAAGTCGGGCAGCATTAATGCTAATGATGAACTATTGAGCATTCATACGGGTGATTTCCTTCATTCTTTGGAAGATGTTGAAAACCTTATTGTGGGTGTTAATGAGAACAAACCTGTCTACCTCCATCAAGTAGCTCAGCTGAAATATGGAGCTGAGTCATCAAAGGAATATGTGAATTTCGGATATGGAAAAGCCTCTGAAGAGAGAAATCAGCATCCTGATCTTTATAATGCAGTCACCTTGTCTGTAGGTAAACAAAAAGGAGGTGATGCGATGAAGGTATCAAAGGTAATTTTAGATAAAATTGAAGAGCTTAAAAAATCCCTGATTCCGGATGAGGTTCAGGTTACGGTTTCGAGAAACTACGGGGCCACTGCATCTCATAAAGTATCTGAATTACTTAGTCATTTGTTCATTGCGATCATTTCGGTTTCCCTTGTGGTGATGCTCGCTATGGGCTGGCGGGGTGGATTGGTTGTATTCCTGTCGGTTCCGGTGACTTTTGCTTTAACTCTGTTCAGCTATTACTTTATGGATTATACCTTGAATCGTATCACATTGTTTGCATTGGTTTTTGTAACGGGAATCGTAGTAGATGATTCCATCATCATTGCTGAAAACATGCACAGGCACTTTAAAATGAAAAGGCTTCCCTTTAAACAAGCCGCAATTTATGCCATCAATGAGGTTGGAAACCCCACGATCCTTGCCACGTTTACTGTTATAGCCGCAGTTCTTCCCATGGCTTTTGTATCGGGACTTATGGGGCCTTATATGAGCCCAATGCCTATCGGTGCCTCGATTGCCATGCTTATTTCGCTTTTTGTCGCCTTGACCATTACTCCTTATCTGGGCTATATATTTCTTAGAGAAAAGGATAAGTCTTCAGACAAAAAGAAGAATGAGGCAAAAACCCTGGAATCATCAGGAATCTACAAGATCTACAGAAAGACACTCGATCCCCTTCTCGACAATAAAATATATCGCTTTGCATTTTTTGGCATCAATATCCTGATGCTAATGGGCACTTCGGCTATGTTCCTCACAAAATCGGTTGCGGTAAAAATGCTTCCATTTGATAATAAAAACGAGTTTCAGGTGATTATCGATATGCCCGAAGGAACCACATTGGAGAGAACAGATATGGTAGCCAAGGAAGTCATGCAATACATCAGGGAAAGTGAATTTGTAGAGCATTATCAGTCGTATTCCGGTACCGCCTCCCCGATAACCTTTAACGGGCTGGTACGTCATTATGACCTTAGAATAGGGAACAATATGGCTGACATTCAGGTCAATTTAATTGACAAGGGAGACCGCAAGGAACAAAGTCATTATATCTCCACTGTATTCAGGCCCGAAATTCAAGCTATTGGTTCAAAGTTCAATGCAAACATTAAAATTGTTGAGGTCCCACCGGGCCCTCCTGTACTTTCAACGTTAGTGGCTGAAGTCTATGGCCCGGATCATAAGGAACAGATAAATATCGCACGTCAGTTAAAAGCAAAATTCATAGCAACTGATGACGTTGTCGACGTTGACTGGATGATCGAAGCAGATCAGACTGAGTATAAATTCATGATCGATAAAGAAAAATCAATGATTTATGGAATCAGTCCCCAACAAATTGTCAATACAATGCAAATGTCCTTGTCCAATCAACCGATCGGGAAGCTATACAGGGATCATTCCAACAGTGATGTAGGCATTGTATTAAAGTTTGAAGATAAAGAGATAGGTTCCGTTCAGGATCTGTTACAATTCAAGGTACTCTCAAAACAAGGCCAGACAATTCCCATCGCAGATCTGGTCAAGATTAAAAAAGATACCATCGAAAAAAGTATTATGAGAAAAAATCAGCGAAGAGTTGCCTATGTTACCGCTGATATGGCAGGGAACCTTGAAAGCCCTGTATATGCACTATTAAGCCTTTCCGACCAATTGAAAGATATTCAGATGCCTGTTGGATATGAACTTCAGGAAGAATGGAATCAGCAGCCCGGAAATACGGACGAATATACCGTGAAATGGGATGGAGAATGGCAGATTACTTTTGAGGTGTTCAGAGATCTTGGCGCCGCCTTTGCCGTTGTAGTTATTATTATTTATATGCTGTTGGTAGGATGGTTCCAAAGTTTCAGATCTCCAATTGTCATGTTGATCGCCATACCATTGTCTTTGGTCGGAATCATTCTGGGACATTGGGTTTTTGATGCTTACTTTACGGCTACTTCCATGATTGGCCTGATAGCACTCGCAGGTATTATGGTGAGAAATTCAGTCTTGCTGGTTGACTTTATCAATCTTCGAATTGATGAAGGAATTGGCCTTAGGCAGGCTGTTATAGAGGCCGGTGCCGTAAGAACAACCCCTATTTTGCTTACTGCAGGAACTGTTGTCATAGGAGCTGTGGTCATGCTGTTTGATCCTATTTTTCAGGGACTTGCCATCTCACTCCTGGGAGGGACTATTTTCTCAACCTTTCTGACTTTACTTGCGGTTCCACTGATCTATTATTATCTGGAAAGATCAAAATATCAATCTAAAAACTAA
- the ftcD gene encoding glutamate formimidoyltransferase, translating into MEKRLIECVPNISEGRNINTINEIAAVVETVEGVKLLDVDPGKATNRTVITFVGEPEKVIESAFRLIKKAAELIDMSKHSGEHPRFGATDVCPLVPISGISLEETAKYAHQLGERVGKELGIPGYFYEKAAKKEDRVNLAHCRSGEYEGLKDKFKDTNWQPDFGPAEFNDSVARSGATAISARDFLIAYNVNLNTTSTRRANAIAFDIREAGRIKREGNPATGKKVLDTNGEPVRIPGKLKAVKGIGWYIEEYGIAQISYNLTNISITSMHEAFDATCKAADKRGLRVTGSELIGLIPLQAMLDAADYYLKKQERSLGIAESEKIKIAIKSLGLDDLKPFNPKEKIIEYLLEQESSRKLVDLSAYDLAEETASESMAPGGGSISAYVGALGVSLGTMVANLSAHKAGWDEKWSQFSKWAEKGQNYKNKLLYLVDEDTNSFNQIIAAFRMPKGTEEEKKLRLQAVEDATKYATEIPFEVMQTAYDSMEVMQAMIADGLPNSLSDAGVGILCARTAVLGAYFNVRINAKDIKDKEFVKDILSRAEAIYHKTLETEKEVISIIDTRI; encoded by the coding sequence ATGGAAAAAAGGCTCATAGAGTGCGTACCAAATATCAGTGAGGGACGAAATATTAATACGATCAATGAAATCGCTGCCGTAGTGGAAACTGTAGAAGGTGTAAAACTTCTGGATGTTGATCCTGGTAAAGCGACCAACAGAACAGTAATCACTTTTGTGGGAGAACCTGAAAAGGTGATTGAATCGGCCTTTAGATTGATCAAAAAAGCTGCTGAACTGATCGATATGTCAAAGCACTCGGGTGAACATCCACGATTTGGTGCCACTGATGTTTGTCCATTAGTACCCATATCAGGAATAAGCCTGGAAGAAACTGCCAAATATGCTCACCAATTAGGAGAACGCGTAGGAAAAGAACTTGGTATTCCTGGATATTTCTATGAGAAGGCAGCCAAAAAAGAAGACAGAGTTAATCTGGCGCACTGCCGATCGGGAGAGTATGAAGGATTGAAAGATAAGTTCAAAGATACAAACTGGCAACCTGATTTTGGGCCCGCGGAATTTAATGATTCCGTGGCCCGTTCGGGTGCTACGGCTATTTCTGCTCGAGATTTCCTCATTGCGTATAATGTCAATTTGAATACGACCTCCACGAGAAGAGCCAATGCCATTGCATTCGATATCAGAGAGGCCGGAAGAATCAAAAGGGAAGGGAATCCTGCCACTGGTAAAAAGGTTTTAGATACCAATGGAGAACCTGTGAGAATTCCTGGGAAATTAAAAGCCGTGAAAGGAATAGGATGGTATATCGAAGAGTATGGAATTGCTCAGATTTCTTATAACCTAACCAATATTAGTATCACCTCCATGCATGAAGCTTTTGACGCCACTTGTAAGGCTGCTGATAAAAGAGGGCTGCGTGTAACAGGATCTGAATTGATTGGTTTGATACCCTTGCAAGCCATGCTGGACGCCGCTGATTATTATTTAAAGAAACAAGAACGCTCCCTGGGAATAGCAGAAAGTGAAAAAATTAAAATTGCCATCAAATCTCTTGGCCTTGATGATCTTAAACCTTTTAATCCGAAAGAGAAAATTATCGAGTATCTTCTTGAACAAGAAAGTAGCAGGAAGTTGGTCGATTTAAGTGCTTATGATTTGGCGGAAGAAACCGCCAGTGAATCGATGGCTCCCGGAGGAGGATCAATTTCAGCTTATGTTGGTGCTTTAGGCGTTTCTTTAGGTACCATGGTGGCCAATCTTTCCGCTCACAAAGCGGGATGGGATGAAAAATGGTCGCAATTTTCAAAATGGGCAGAAAAGGGGCAGAATTATAAAAACAAACTACTCTATCTGGTGGATGAAGACACCAATTCATTTAATCAAATAATTGCAGCTTTCAGGATGCCAAAAGGCACAGAGGAGGAAAAAAAGTTACGTCTTCAGGCTGTTGAAGATGCAACTAAATATGCAACCGAAATCCCTTTTGAAGTTATGCAAACCGCATATGATTCTATGGAAGTTATGCAGGCCATGATTGCCGATGGGTTGCCAAATTCACTATCAGATGCAGGAGTCGGAATCTTATGCGCAAGAACAGCAGTTTTAGGGGCGTATTTTAATGTTCGGATCAATGCAAAAGATATAAAAGACAAGGAATTTGTAAAGGATATACTTTCGCGCGCAGAAGCAATTTATCACAAGACACTTGAAACAGAGAAAGAGGTTATTTCCATTATTGATACCCGAATCTAA